A genomic segment from Gemmatimonadaceae bacterium encodes:
- a CDS encoding FliA/WhiG family RNA polymerase sigma factor, which translates to MAPALATSRQTVANHGVTAEARQQILGEHLGLVYHVARQLCRAKQMDVELDELVSAGTIGLIEAFNNFDASRGLAFSTFAAPRIRGAMLDELRRQDHVPRSVRRRARELNSATEQLTRELGQAPDQHQIASRMGIDLHTLFRWQSEGDNSRFIPLERTLEGAPGGSRIPLEHLIASTDVEIDDQLTHTQEVTRLRDALVALPAQERNVLTLYYFEELKLHEIAALLGVSESRVSQIRAKAITRLRKQLSALREPLA; encoded by the coding sequence ATGGCTCCAGCACTCGCCACCAGCCGCCAGACCGTCGCCAACCACGGCGTCACGGCCGAAGCCCGCCAGCAGATTCTGGGGGAGCATCTCGGACTCGTCTATCACGTCGCCCGCCAACTGTGCCGGGCCAAGCAGATGGACGTCGAACTGGACGAACTGGTGAGTGCGGGGACCATCGGTTTGATCGAGGCCTTCAACAACTTCGACGCCTCGCGCGGGCTCGCCTTCAGTACCTTTGCCGCCCCGCGCATCCGCGGTGCGATGCTCGACGAGCTGCGCCGCCAGGACCACGTCCCGCGCTCCGTGCGCCGCCGAGCCCGCGAACTGAACAGCGCCACCGAGCAGCTCACCCGCGAGTTGGGCCAGGCCCCCGACCAGCACCAGATCGCGTCGCGCATGGGGATCGACCTCCACACGCTCTTCCGTTGGCAGAGCGAAGGGGACAACTCCCGCTTCATCCCGCTGGAACGCACGCTCGAGGGTGCGCCGGGTGGCTCGCGCATCCCGCTGGAACACCTCATCGCCTCCACCGACGTGGAGATCGACGACCAGCTCACGCACACGCAGGAGGTCACTCGCCTGCGCGACGCCCTGGTCGCGCTCCCCGCACAGGAGCGCAACGTCCTCACGCTCTACTACTTCGAGGAGCTCAAGCTGCACGAGATCGCCGCACTGCTCGGCGTCAGCGAGTCACGCGTCTCGCAGATCCGCGCCAAGGCCATCACGCGCCTTCGCAAGCAGCTGTCGGCGCTGCGCGAACCGCTGGCCTGA